A single genomic interval of Lewinellaceae bacterium harbors:
- a CDS encoding phosphoenolpyruvate carboxylase produces the protein MTILELHRELYLLLVKLENQVWVPSERKQLIAEARVLLERWWRTGEVYLEKPTLEAERNNVMHYFTQVYPEALRLSDQRLLSAWETAGLDPGLLQQPERLPRLQFGSWVGGDRDGHPYVTAQVTRTTLQQHRKAALALLRQQVQKLAAQLSFSAMTNRVPGHLPQAINRWAERLGPEGERAVARNPEEPWRQFVSLLRVRLEHTWEEDGHGFASSQELATELRYLRQTLEEAGAGNVARSLLFPLERQVQCLGFHLAKLDIRQNSDFHEKAVEQLLQAAGLKKTAYSLWQESDRVAFLTEELQQKRPFVVPGTSCGPEADALLDCYRVVKEHVGRHGPEGVGSFIVSMTRSLSDLLLVYLFLREVGLLEQPLPVVPLFETVEDLENGAGILDGFLRHPVTQRRQEQLGPFQEVMLGYSDSNKDGGILSSRWNIYQAMQQLAHTADQHGVRLCFFHGIGGTISRGGGKYHRFLDGMPAGAMSGHIKLTVQGETIAQQFANLYTATYNLEMLLAGSGRQRGNARRPSQEDEYPHALIGQLASWSQEHYQRFLSHPGFLQFFSEATPIDVLEQSRIGSRPARRAGKRALADLRAIPWVFSWNQARFGLTGWLGVGFALRKMEEESPADFVSLQQWAGRWPFLRYTLIMIETNLLNADPDMMRSYAGLVEHAKWREELLAFLLEDYQAGLEQIAKLFGQPASERRISQLDNVQRRQPALLILHEFQLEALRQWRQARKAGAPEAEQLLERLLLLTNAISGGLKNTG, from the coding sequence GTGACCATCCTGGAACTGCACCGCGAGCTGTACCTCCTGCTGGTAAAATTGGAAAATCAGGTGTGGGTACCATCTGAGCGCAAACAACTGATCGCCGAGGCCAGGGTGCTGCTGGAGCGGTGGTGGCGCACCGGAGAGGTGTATCTGGAAAAACCTACCCTGGAAGCGGAACGCAACAACGTGATGCACTATTTCACTCAGGTATACCCGGAAGCCCTGCGCCTGAGCGACCAGCGCCTGCTTTCAGCCTGGGAAACGGCAGGCCTGGATCCCGGTCTCCTTCAGCAACCGGAACGATTGCCCCGCCTTCAGTTTGGCAGTTGGGTCGGCGGCGACCGGGACGGCCACCCCTACGTAACGGCGCAAGTCACCCGGACAACGCTGCAACAGCATCGAAAAGCTGCCCTTGCCCTGCTTCGGCAGCAAGTGCAGAAACTGGCTGCACAATTGAGTTTTTCAGCCATGACCAACCGCGTGCCCGGTCATTTGCCCCAGGCTATTAACCGGTGGGCTGAGCGGCTGGGCCCGGAAGGCGAACGCGCCGTGGCGCGCAACCCGGAAGAGCCATGGCGCCAGTTCGTCAGCCTTTTGCGCGTTCGGCTGGAACACACCTGGGAAGAGGACGGCCATGGCTTTGCCTCCTCTCAGGAGCTGGCCACCGAACTGCGGTACCTTCGGCAAACCCTGGAAGAAGCCGGCGCCGGAAACGTAGCCCGCAGCCTGCTGTTTCCGCTGGAGCGGCAGGTACAATGCCTGGGCTTTCACCTGGCAAAGCTCGATATCCGTCAAAACAGCGATTTTCATGAAAAGGCAGTGGAACAACTCCTGCAGGCCGCCGGTTTGAAAAAAACAGCCTACAGCCTGTGGCAGGAATCCGATCGGGTAGCCTTCCTCACCGAAGAGTTGCAGCAAAAACGGCCCTTTGTGGTGCCAGGGACATCCTGCGGCCCGGAGGCCGATGCATTGCTGGATTGCTATCGGGTTGTGAAAGAGCACGTAGGCCGGCACGGGCCGGAAGGCGTGGGGTCTTTTATCGTCAGCATGACCCGCAGCCTGAGCGACCTCTTGCTGGTTTATCTTTTCCTGCGAGAAGTAGGGTTGCTGGAGCAGCCGCTGCCGGTCGTTCCCCTTTTTGAAACGGTGGAAGACCTCGAAAACGGCGCCGGCATCCTCGATGGTTTCCTGCGCCATCCCGTAACCCAGCGCCGGCAGGAGCAACTGGGGCCCTTCCAGGAAGTGATGTTGGGCTACAGCGACAGCAACAAAGACGGCGGCATCTTATCCAGCCGCTGGAATATTTACCAAGCCATGCAACAGCTCGCCCACACGGCAGATCAGCATGGTGTCCGCCTTTGTTTTTTCCATGGCATCGGCGGCACCATCAGCCGGGGCGGTGGGAAGTACCACCGTTTCCTCGACGGCATGCCCGCCGGCGCCATGAGCGGGCACATCAAGCTGACAGTGCAGGGAGAAACCATTGCACAGCAATTTGCCAACCTCTATACGGCCACCTACAACCTGGAAATGCTGCTGGCCGGCAGCGGCCGGCAGCGAGGGAATGCCCGGCGCCCTAGCCAGGAAGACGAGTATCCCCACGCCCTGATCGGCCAACTGGCCTCCTGGTCGCAGGAACACTATCAACGATTTTTAAGCCATCCGGGTTTTCTACAGTTTTTTAGCGAGGCCACTCCGATCGACGTGCTCGAACAGAGCCGCATCGGATCCCGCCCGGCCCGCCGGGCCGGCAAGCGCGCACTGGCTGACCTGCGGGCTATTCCCTGGGTCTTCAGTTGGAACCAGGCCCGCTTCGGGCTGACCGGATGGTTGGGCGTGGGGTTTGCCCTCCGAAAAATGGAAGAGGAATCGCCGGCAGATTTTGTCAGCCTGCAGCAGTGGGCGGGCCGGTGGCCATTCCTGCGGTATACGCTGATCATGATTGAAACCAATTTGCTAAATGCCGACCCCGACATGATGCGCAGCTACGCCGGCCTGGTAGAGCATGCGAAGTGGAGAGAAGAACTCCTGGCCTTCCTGCTGGAAGATTATCAGGCAGGGTTGGAACAGATCGCCAAATTGTTCGGCCAGCCGGCTTCTGAGCGGCGGATCAGCCAACTGGATAATGTGCAGCGGCGCCAGCCAGCCCTGTTGATCCTGCACGAGTTCCAGCTGGAGGCCCTCCGTCAATGGAGGCAGGCCCGAAAAGCAGGGGCGCCGGAAGCGGAACAATTGCTTGAGCGGCTCCTTTTACTGACCAATGCCATCTCCGGAGGGCTGAAAAATACCGGCTGA